A genome region from Frankineae bacterium MT45 includes the following:
- a CDS encoding osmoprotectant transport system ATP-binding protein produces MIRFESVTKRYPDGTVAVDSLDLTAPSGEITVLVGPSGCGKTTSLRMINRMVELTSGTIWLDDRDVSKVSPPQLRRGIGYVIQNAGLFPHRTIVDNIATVPVLLGENKKEARRKAFELMERVGLDPKLAKRYPAQLSGGQQQRVGVARALAADPPVMLMDEPFSAVDPVVREQLQNEFLRLQSELGKTIVFVTHDIDEAIKLGDHVAVLRVGGHLAQFATPAELLSHPADPFVAGFVGRDRGYRALGFTSAGPLPLAEEPVVSVGAPLTTAKDRAQDGWVIVVDEHNAPLGWLSVAGVSDEALRGDVTPDLLNLGGTLAREGKSSLRETLDAALSSPSGRGAVVDENGYLLGTVTANVVLERIQRASTESFLSRTSGQPAP; encoded by the coding sequence ATGATCCGCTTCGAATCCGTGACCAAGCGGTACCCGGACGGGACCGTCGCCGTCGACTCACTCGACCTGACTGCCCCCTCTGGCGAGATCACGGTCCTCGTCGGCCCCTCCGGCTGCGGCAAGACGACCAGCCTGCGCATGATCAATCGCATGGTCGAGCTGACCAGCGGCACGATCTGGCTGGACGACCGCGACGTCTCCAAGGTCTCGCCGCCCCAGCTGCGCCGGGGAATCGGCTACGTCATCCAGAACGCCGGCCTCTTTCCGCATCGCACCATCGTCGACAACATCGCCACCGTCCCGGTGCTGCTGGGCGAGAACAAGAAGGAGGCCCGCCGCAAGGCCTTCGAGCTGATGGAGCGGGTGGGCCTGGATCCGAAGCTCGCCAAGCGCTACCCGGCCCAGCTCTCCGGTGGGCAGCAGCAGCGCGTCGGTGTGGCCCGGGCGCTGGCCGCCGACCCGCCGGTGATGCTGATGGATGAGCCGTTCAGTGCGGTCGACCCGGTGGTTCGCGAGCAGCTGCAGAACGAGTTCCTCCGGCTGCAGAGTGAGCTGGGAAAGACGATCGTCTTCGTCACTCACGACATCGACGAGGCGATCAAGCTCGGCGACCACGTCGCCGTGCTGAGGGTTGGCGGTCACCTGGCCCAGTTCGCCACCCCGGCCGAACTCCTCTCCCATCCGGCCGACCCATTCGTGGCCGGTTTCGTCGGACGCGACCGGGGCTACCGCGCGCTCGGTTTCACGTCGGCCGGCCCGCTGCCGCTCGCGGAGGAGCCCGTCGTCAGCGTCGGCGCGCCGCTCACCACGGCTAAGGATCGGGCCCAGGACGGCTGGGTGATCGTGGTCGACGAGCACAACGCCCCGCTGGGCTGGCTGTCGGTGGCCGGCGTCTCGGACGAGGCGCTGCGCGGCGACGTGACGCCGGACCTGCTCAACCTCGGGGGGACGCTGGCCCGCGAGGGGAAGAGCTCGCTTCGCGAGACGCTGGACGCCGCCCTCTCCTCACCCAGCGGCCGGGGCGCGGTCGTCGACGAGAACGGTTACCTGCTCGGCACAGTCACGGCGAATGTCGTTCTGGAGCGCATTCAGCGCGCCTCGACCGAATCGTTCCTCTCCCGAACCTCGGGGCAGCCCGCGCCATGA